A part of Neodiprion pinetum isolate iyNeoPine1 chromosome 4, iyNeoPine1.2, whole genome shotgun sequence genomic DNA contains:
- the RfC38 gene encoding replication factor C subunit 3 isoform X2 has product MGIIKELYGSGAEKLRMESMNFETPSRKKLEIMTISSNYHIEVNPSDVGMYDRVVVMDLIKTVAQTHQLDATGQREFKIVLLTNVDQLTKDAQHALRRTMEKYMATCRIILCANSTSRVLPAIRSRCLGIRIPAPKINEITTILESICKREGLTVPHELAIRIAEASERNLRRAILMLEACKVQQYPFTVNQNIAELDWKVYIQNTAKLIIAEQSPKKLLEVRGRLYDLLTHCIPCDLIFKGLLQELVKNCDLELKTQIATTAAEYEHRMHHGSKAIFHLEAFVARFMAIYKKFMETSLEAFM; this is encoded by the exons ATGGGAATAATCAAAGAATTATATGGCAGCGGTGCTGAGAAATTACGAATGGAAAGCATGAATTTCGAG ACTCCGTCtcgaaaaaaacttgaaataatgACTATCAGCAGTAATTATCATATCGAAGTTAATCCCAGCGATGTGGGCATGTACGATAGGGTTGTTGTGATGGACCTCATAAAGACCGTAGCCCAAACACATCAGCTTGATGCAACGGGTCAAAGAGAGTTCAAAA TTGTTCTGCTGACGAATGTTGATCAATTAACAAAAGATGCACAACACGCATTACGACGcacaatggaaaaatatatggCTACTTGCAGAATAATACTGTGCGCAAATTCAACTTCACGTGTCCTACCAGCTATTCGATCTCGTTGTTTGGGCATAAGAATACCAGCACCAAAGATCAATGAAATTACAACGATTCTGGAATCAATCTGTAAGCGCGAGGGACTCACTGTACCACATGAATTAGCAATCAGAATTGCTGAAGCCAGTGAAAGAAATTTGAGAAGAGCTATTTTAATGCTTGAGGCCTGCAAAGTTCAACA ATATCCCTTCACTGTGAATCAAAATATTGCCGAACTTGACTGGAAAGTCTATATTCAGAACACTGCTAAGTTAATAATAGCGGAACAGTCACCTAAGAAACTGTTGGAAGTTCGCGGTAGACTATATGATTTACTGACACATTGCATACCTTGTGACTTGATTTTCAAAGGGCTGCTGCAAGAATTAGTGAAAAATTGTGATCTTGAGCTTAAAACTCAAATAGCCACTACCGCTGCAGAGTACGAGCACAGAATGCATCATGGATCAAAAGCTATATTCCACTTAGAAGCATTTGTAGCAAGATTTATggcaatttataaaaaattcatggaAACCTCCCTTGAAGCTTTCATGTAA
- the LOC124217171 gene encoding G patch domain-containing protein 4: MANFAKAQLLKYGWTEGKGLGKNESGIPEPIKPKLKFDHAGIGHDSAEQFTYHWWENVFNEAAKNISIDSNDQGISMKVIDDDTPNITTKKSSLKVLQKKQKLQYGNFLKTSTLLNDGKVINENTPHINIDTTDNKMNHVELTDEELFKACGGRTAHKGARHGLTLNGKLARIAKQEQQLLAKMNQIKAEKDALSCSLAQVIEATYNFDNVRLKRHAKTKKKIAKTDRESVKNANDPVSGTGPQPSCSYAECPNAEDNSDTPNSIRKKKRIETRKRKSSNILKGSVKIDVDVIENQCKWLDIIESNQSVLNDNANAVDEDSELVIPPLTKVPRLHVKSKKSRKKEKRKINDLTEQLDNSCMIDESINVSRKRKGESREIVNDILTTIFEQYSSTAKKCKLHKQDSVSDEAHKLNSRIFKKKRNAHRCKDKQKLERITEKLMSVDLGNKF, encoded by the exons ATGGCAAATTTTGCCAAAGCCCAGCTTTTGAAGTACGGATGGACAGAAG gCAAAGGTCTTGGGAAAAATGAAAGCGGTATTCCAGAGCCTATAAAACCCAAGTTAAAATTCGATCATGCAGGAATAGGTCATGATTCAGCTGAACAATTCACATATCACTGGTGGGAAAATGTGTTCAACGAAGCAGCTAAAAACATATCAATTGATTCAAATGATCAGGGGATTtcaatgaaggtcattgatgACGATACACCTAATATAACTACAAAAAAATCAAGCCTCAAAGTTTTGCAAAAAAAGCAGAAGCTCCAATATGGGAATTTCTTGAAGACCTCTACACTCTTGAATGATGGGAAGGTAATCAACGAGAACACACCACATATAAATATAGACACCACTGACAACAAGATGAATCATGTGGAATTAACGGATGAAGAATTGTTTAAAGCTTGTGGAGGAAGAACAGCACACAAAGGTGCAAGACATGGGTTAAcattaaatgggaaattggcACGAATTGCGAAGCAAGAACAGCAGCTGCTAGCAAAAATGAATCAAATCAAAGCAGAGAAAGATGCCTTGAGTTGTAGTCTTGCGCAAGTGATAGAGGCCACTTATAACTTTGATAATGTGAGGCTTAAAAGGCATGCCAAaactaaaaagaaaatagcAAAAACTGATCGTGAATCAGTAAAAAATGCTAACGACCCAGTAAGTGGTACAGGACCACAGCCAAGCTGTTCCTATGCTGAATGTCCCAATGCCGAGGACAATTCAGATACACCGAATTCtattcggaaaaaaaagaggatcGAAACAAGGAAACGAAAGTCATCGAATATTCTTAAAGGATCAGTGAAAATTGATGTAGACGTCATTGAAAATCAGTGTAAATGGCTAGATATTATTGAGTCTAATCAATCAGTGCTGAATGATAATGCAAACGCCGTTGACGAAGACAGTGAGCTTGTGATTCCACCACTAACTAAAGTGCCGAGACTGCATgtaaaatcgaagaaaagtcgaaaaaaagaaaagagaaaaattaacgaccTAACAGAACAACTGGACAACTCCTGTATGATCGATGAATCTATAAATGTATCCAGAAAACGGAAGGGGGAGAGTCGCGAAATCGTTAATGATATACTGACAACCATTTTTGAACAATATAGTTCGACAGCCAAAAAATGCAAACTACATAAGCAGGATAGTGTTAGCGATGAAGCACATAAATTGAATAGcagaattttcaagaaaaaaagaaatgcgCACCGATGTAAAGACAAGCAAAAATTAGAGCGTATCACGGAAAAGTTAATGTCAGTTGATTTagggaataaattttga
- the LOC124217175 gene encoding succinate dehydrogenase cytochrome b560 subunit, mitochondrial: MALSYTRLLCRRNLGVNGFRGFYTSKNLAVSTSNAALEKVAVHENHDEKNMRLKRPMSPHLTIYQVQITTLLSISHRATGIILSGYAATIGLSTLFMPGGMPCMIEAVHALCLPAVAIAVGKIALAFPVAFHFCNGIRHLAWDLGVFLSIKDVYTTGYAMVLAAAALSVVLAIL; this comes from the exons ATGGCTCTCAGTTACACAAG GTTGCTTTGTAGACGTAACTTGGGTGTCAACGGGTTCCGAGGGTTTTACACCAGCAA AAACCTAGCTGTTTCCACATCAAATGCTGCATTAGAAAAAGTAGCAGTGCATGAGAATCACGATGAGAAGAATATGCGTCTCAAGAGACCGATGTCTCCTCACTTGACCATTTATCAAGTGCAAATAACGACTCTGCTTTCAATCTCACACAGAGCTACAGGGATAATATTGTCAGGTTACGCAGCAACAATTGGTTTGA GTACTCTTTTCATGCCTGGTGGAATGCCATGCATGATTGAAGCTGTGCACGCGTTATGTTTGCCAGCAGTTGCGATCGCAGTTGGTAAAATCGCTCTTGCTTTTCCAGTAGCATTCCATTTTTGCAACGGAATTCGTCACTTG GCTTGGGACTTGGGAGTGTTTCTCAGTATAAAGGATGTTTATACCACTGGCTATGCAATGGTCCTCGCAGCTGCTGCTCTGTCTGTGGTATTAGCAATACTTTGA
- the RfC38 gene encoding replication factor C subunit 3 isoform X1: MSLWVDKYRPTNLGKLDYHIEQATRLVNMVQEGDFPHLLVYGPPGAGKRTRIMGIIKELYGSGAEKLRMESMNFETPSRKKLEIMTISSNYHIEVNPSDVGMYDRVVVMDLIKTVAQTHQLDATGQREFKIVLLTNVDQLTKDAQHALRRTMEKYMATCRIILCANSTSRVLPAIRSRCLGIRIPAPKINEITTILESICKREGLTVPHELAIRIAEASERNLRRAILMLEACKVQQYPFTVNQNIAELDWKVYIQNTAKLIIAEQSPKKLLEVRGRLYDLLTHCIPCDLIFKGLLQELVKNCDLELKTQIATTAAEYEHRMHHGSKAIFHLEAFVARFMAIYKKFMETSLEAFM, encoded by the exons ATGAGTTTGTGGGTTGACAAATATCGTCCCACTAATTTGGGAAAACTTGATTATCATATTGAACAAGCCACACGTCTAGTGAACATG GTACAAGAAGGAGATTTTCCACATTTATTAGTATATGGACCCCCAGGAGCTGGAAAAAGAACACGGATAATGGGAATAATCAAAGAATTATATGGCAGCGGTGCTGAGAAATTACGAATGGAAAGCATGAATTTCGAG ACTCCGTCtcgaaaaaaacttgaaataatgACTATCAGCAGTAATTATCATATCGAAGTTAATCCCAGCGATGTGGGCATGTACGATAGGGTTGTTGTGATGGACCTCATAAAGACCGTAGCCCAAACACATCAGCTTGATGCAACGGGTCAAAGAGAGTTCAAAA TTGTTCTGCTGACGAATGTTGATCAATTAACAAAAGATGCACAACACGCATTACGACGcacaatggaaaaatatatggCTACTTGCAGAATAATACTGTGCGCAAATTCAACTTCACGTGTCCTACCAGCTATTCGATCTCGTTGTTTGGGCATAAGAATACCAGCACCAAAGATCAATGAAATTACAACGATTCTGGAATCAATCTGTAAGCGCGAGGGACTCACTGTACCACATGAATTAGCAATCAGAATTGCTGAAGCCAGTGAAAGAAATTTGAGAAGAGCTATTTTAATGCTTGAGGCCTGCAAAGTTCAACA ATATCCCTTCACTGTGAATCAAAATATTGCCGAACTTGACTGGAAAGTCTATATTCAGAACACTGCTAAGTTAATAATAGCGGAACAGTCACCTAAGAAACTGTTGGAAGTTCGCGGTAGACTATATGATTTACTGACACATTGCATACCTTGTGACTTGATTTTCAAAGGGCTGCTGCAAGAATTAGTGAAAAATTGTGATCTTGAGCTTAAAACTCAAATAGCCACTACCGCTGCAGAGTACGAGCACAGAATGCATCATGGATCAAAAGCTATATTCCACTTAGAAGCATTTGTAGCAAGATTTATggcaatttataaaaaattcatggaAACCTCCCTTGAAGCTTTCATGTAA